The following are encoded together in the Salvia hispanica cultivar TCC Black 2014 chromosome 6, UniMelb_Shisp_WGS_1.0, whole genome shotgun sequence genome:
- the LOC125192244 gene encoding BTB/POZ domain-containing protein At1g30440-like: MACVKLGSKTDAFQRQGQAWFCTSGLPSDVVVEVGEMSFHLHKFPLLSRSGVMERLVEEASQGEEGCVIKLDIPGGAKTFETVAKFCYGVKLELTAANVVYLRCAAECLEMTEEYGEGNLISRTESFLDQVVLENWKDSLQALQACDDILSHAEQLGIPRRCIDSLASKPRTEQKLLGWPVMEHGGPLQSPAGSVLWNGISTGARPKSSSSEDWWYDDASVLSFALYKRLILAMESQGVKPEIIAGSLNSYAKKYLPGLHWSRGPTAPRNHQVGSLSEEDQKLLVEEIDYLLPLEKGLVPSKFLFGLLKTARILRASPLCVSNLEKRIGLQLDQAALEDLLMPTFMYSMETLYDVDCVSRILDHFLAMDQVAASPGSFDEGQLSLTPMTMVAKLIDGYLAEVAPDVNLKPPKFEALAAAVPEYARPLDDGLYRSIDIYLKSHPWLADADRDHLCRLIDCQKLSLEACTHAAQNERLPLRTIIQVLFFEQLQLRTSVAGCMLVSDNLDVSGQAQDEEGWTTKAVREKHALKENMDNMRSRVLELEEECSKMREEIRNLERTKRLSIWGNVAKKLGFKFQMCSAEEGSVCNQEGNDKSKLRNDKEKKIPTSNV, translated from the exons ATGGCTTGTGTGAAGCTGGGATCCAAAACTGATGCTTTTCAGAGGCAAGGACAGGCTTG GTTTTGCACAAGTGGTCTTCCAAGTGACGTGGTTGTCGAAGTTGGGGAAATGTCCTTCCATCTTCACAag TTTCCATTGCTTTCAAGAAGTGGGGTTATGGAACGCCTCGTCGAGGAGGCATCCCAAGGAGAGGAAGGCTGTGTCATTAAGCTTGACATTCCCGGCGGAGCAAAGACGTTCGAAACAGTAGCCAAATTTTGCTATGGAGTCAAGCTTGAACTCACTGCTGCAAATGTTGTGTATCTCCGCTGTGCAGCTGAGTGTCTTGAAATGACCGAAGAGTATGGCGAGGGGAACCTTATCTCTCGAACAGAGAGCTTCCTCGATCAGGTGGTTCTTGAAAACTGGAAAGATTCTCTGCAGGCGCTACAGGCCTGTGACGATATCCTCTCCCATGCTGAGCAACTCGGTATCCCAAGACGATGCATTGATTCTTTGGCTTCCAAGCCGCGCACGGAGCAAAAATTGTTGGGGTGGCCCGTGATGGAGCATGGAGGCCCGTTGCAGAGCCCTGCGGGGAGCGTATTGTGGAACGGGATAAGCACCGGTGCTCGACCGAAGAGCTCGAGTTCGGAAGATTGGTGGTATGATGATGCATCTGTTTTAAGTTTTGCACTCTACAAAAGGTTGATTCTGGCCATGGAGTCTCAGGGTGTTAAGCCGGAAATCATTGCCGGCTCCCTCAATTCGTACGCGAAAAAGTACCTACCGGGGCTACACTGGAGTCGTGGCCCCACCGCGCCGAGAAACCATCAGGTGGGATCGCTGTCAGAGGAGGATCAGAagcttctcgttgaagagatCGATTACTTGCTTCCGTTGGAGAAGGGCCTCGTCCCATCAAAGTTCCTCTTCGGTTTGCTCAAAACAGCCAGGATTCTTCGAGCAAGCCCCTTGTGTGTGTCGAATCTCGAGAAACGGATAGGGTTGCAGCTCGATCAGGCGGCGCTCGAGGATCTCCTGATGCCAACCTTCATGTACTCGATGGAGACGCTGTATGATGTTGACTGTGTGTCACGTATTCTTGATCATTTCTTGGCTATGGATCAGGTTGCAGCCTCCCCAGGCTCATTCGACGAAGGCCAGCTGTCGCTCACGCCTATGACGATGGTAGCCAAACTCATCGATGGCTACCTCGCCGAGGTTGCTCCGGATGTCAATCTGAAGCCCCCCAAGTTTGAGGCTCTGGCTGCCGCTGTCCCCGAGTATGCTCGGCCGTTGGACGACGGGCTTTATCGCTCGATCGACATCTATCTGAAG TCGCATCCATGGCTAGCAGATGCCGACAGGGACCACCTATGCCGGCTGATCGACTGCCAGAAGCTCTCGCTGGAAGCTTGCACACACGCAGCTCAGAACGAGCGGCTGCCGCTGAGAACGATCATCCAAGTTCTCTTCTTCGAGCAGCTGCAGCTGAGGACTTCAGTGGCCGGCTGCATGCTCGTGTCGGACAACCTTGATGTCTCGGGACAAGCGCAGGATGAGGAGGGCTGGACGACGAAGGCTGTGAGGGAGAAGCACGCGCTGAAGGAGAATATGGATAACATGAGAAGTCGGGTTTTGGAGCTGGAGGAGGAATGCTCGAAGATGAGGGAGGAGATAAGGAACTTGGAGCGTACGAAGAGATTGAGCATTTGGGGGAATGTGGCGAAGAAGCTGGGCTTCAAGTTCCAGATGTGCAGCGCGGAAGAGGGATCTGTTTGCAATCAGGAGGGAAATGACAAATCTAAGCTAAGGAATGACAAGGAGAAGAAGATACCAACTTCTAATGTTTAa
- the LOC125195768 gene encoding cation-chloride cotransporter 1-like: MADDNNGVDIEAGDDNEIAAGRGLGGRQYRPVFAHDSDRAVLEMSAIDPTARASSSASLSNSNDLKVKVASNGDDGNHRDINGSHPESKLELFGFDSLVNILGLKSMASDQQQAPSSPRDGEDAPIHIERPKGNNVKMGTMMGVFVPCLQNILGIIYYIRFSWIVGMAGIGQSLLLVAFCGSCTFLTTISLSAIATNGAMKGGGPYYLIGRALGPEVGVSIGLCFFLGNAVAGALYVLGAVETFLNAIPAAGIFRDTQTFVMVNGTDVAQPVAVTSPNLHDLQVYGIVVTIILCFIVFGGVKIINRVAPAFLVPVVFSLFCIFIGIFLARKDYPTDGITGLSLKSFRDNWSSAYQKTNNAGVPDPNGKIYWDFNALVGLFFPAVTGIMAGSNRSASLKDTQRSIPVGTLAATVSTSVLYLITVLFFGALATRDKLLTDRLLTATVAWPIPAITYLGIILSTLGAALQSLTGAPRLLAAIANDDILPVLNYFKVGDGNEPHAATLFTAFICIGCVIIGNLDLITPTITMFYLLCYGGVNLSCFLLDLLDAPSWRPRWKFHHWSLSLFGAVICIVIMFLISWAFTVISLALATLIYYYVSIKGKAGDWGDGFKSAYFQLALRSLRSLGASQVHPKNWYPIPLIFCRPWGKLPENVPCHPKLADFANCMKKKGRGMSMFVSILDGDYQECAEDAKVACRALSTYIEYKRCEGVAEIVVAPSMSEGFRGIVQTMGLGNLKPNIVVMRYPEIWRRENLTEIPATFVGIINDCIVANKAVVIVKGLDEWPNEYQRQYGTIDLYWIVRDGGLMLLLSQLLLTKESFESCKIQVFCIAEEDSDAEELKADVKKFLYDLRMQAEVIVVSMKSWDPQAEQQQEESVEAFASAQERIGAYLGEMKEKARLEGAPLMADGKQVIVNEQQVEKFLYTTLKLNSTILRYSRMAAVVLVSLPPPPQNHPAYFYMEYMDLLVENVPRLLIVRGYRRDVVTLFT; this comes from the exons ATGGCGGATGACAACAATGGCGTCGATATAGAGGCGGGGGACGACAATGAGATTGCGGCGGGGAGGGGTTTGGGCGGCCGCCAGTACCGCCCAGTGTTCGCGCACGACAGCGATAGAGCCGTTCTCGAGATGTCGGCGATCGATCCTACCGCCCGCGCCTCGTCTTCCGCTTCGCTCAGCAATTCCAATGATCTGAA AGTTAAAGTGGCTTCCAATGGAGACGATGGTAATCATAGAGATATCAACGGCTCACATCCTGAATCTAAGTTGGAGTTATTTGGTTTCGACTCACTTGTCAATATTTTGGGCCTTAAAAG TATGGCAAGTGACCAGCAGCAGGCGCCCTCCAGTCCTAGAGATGGAGAAGATGCACCCATTCATATTGAGCGTCCAAAG GGGAACAACGTTAAAATGGGGACAATGATGGGTGTGTTTGTGCCCTGtcttcaaaatattttgggaattATCTACTACATTAGATTTTCATG GATTGTGGGTATGGCTGGGATCGGTCAGTCATTATTGCTAGTGGCCTTCTGCGGTTCATGTACTTTTCTTACTACTATATCTCTGAGTGCAATCGCTACTAATGGTGCAATGAAG GGAGGGGGACCTTATTATCTCATTGGTCGTGCCTTGGGCCCAGAGGTTGGAGTGAGCATCGGTTTATGCTTTTTCCTTGGAAATGCAGTTGCAGGTGCACT TTATGTCTTGGGAGCTGTGGAGACCTTCCTCAATGCTATACCTGCAGCAGGGATTTTTAGAG ATACACAAACTTTTGTGATGGTGAATGGCACAGATGTTGCGCAACCTGTTGCTGTTACAAGCCCAAATTTACATGATTTGCAAGTCTATGGGATTGTTGTGACAATCATCCTATGTTTCATAGTATTTGGTGGAGTCAAAATAATCAACCGAGTCGCACCAGCCTTTCTCGTACCTGTTGTATTCTCGTTGTTctgcatatttattgggatatTCTTGGCGAGGAAGGATTATCCTACAG ATGGAATCACTGGCTTGAGTTTGAAATCTTTTAGAGATAATTGGAGCTCAGCCTATCAAAAAACTAACAATGCTGGAGTTCCAGATCCTAATGGGAAAATATACTGGGATTTCAA TGCATTGGTAGGTCTCTTTTTCCCTGCTGTTACTGGGATTATGGCAGGTTCAAATCGGTCTGCCTCACTTAAGGACACTCAGCGCTCAATTCCTGTAGGGACCTTAGCTGCAACTGTTTCAACTTCAGTTCTATATCTGATTACTGTTCTATTTTTCGGAGCTCTGGCGACTAGGGATAAACTTCTGACAGACAG GTTACTTACAGCGACTGTTGCTTGGCCTATCCCTGCAATCACATATCTTGGCATTATTCTCTCAACCTTAGGTGCTGCTCTACAGAGCTTGACCGGTGCTCCCCGGCTACTAGCTGCAATAGCCAATGATGACATTCTACCTGTCCTTAATTACTTCAAAGTGGGAGATGGCAATGAACCTCATGCTGCTACCTTGTTTACAGCCTTCATCTGTATTGGATGTGTTATTATTGGCAATCTTGACCTTATTACCCCAACTATCACTATGTTTTACCTCCTGTGTTATGGGGGCGTGAATTTGTCCTGCTTTCTTTTGGATCTTTTAGATGCTCCCAGCTGGCGTCCCCGATGGAAGTTTCACCATTGGAGTCTCTCCCTTTTTGGGGCTGTCATTTGTATAG TTATCATGTTTTTGATTTCTTGGGCATTCACAGTGATCTCTTTAGCCTTAGCAACACTCATTTATTACTATGTGAGCATCAAAGGTAAAGCAGGTGACTGGGGCGATGGTTTTAAGAGCGCATACTTTCAGCTCGCTCTTCGTAGTCTGCGATCTTTAGGAG CAAGTCAGGTGCATCCCAAGAACTGGTACCCTATCCCCCTCATATTCTGCCGGCCATGGGGAAAATTGCCAGAGAATGTTCCGTGCCATCCAAAACTTGCAGATTTTGCCAATTgtatgaagaagaaaggaagggGAATGTCCATGTTCGTCTCTATCCTCGATGGAGACTATCAAGAATGTGCCGAGGATGCAAAGGTTGCCTGCAGGGCTCTTAGTACGTACATAGAATACAAAAGATGCGAAGGAGTTGCAGAGATAGTCGTTGCCCCAAGCATGTCCGAAGGGTTTCGCGGAATTGTGCAGACTATGGGTCTGGGAAATCTGAAGCCCAACATCGTGGTGATGCGGTACCCTGAGATTTGGCGGCGTGAAAATCTGACTGAAATACCAGCCACATTTGTGGGGATCATAAACGACTGCATTGTGGCAAACAAGGCGGTTGTCATCGTCAAGGGTCTTGACGAGTGGCCTAACGAGTACCAAAGACAGTATGGGACCATCGATCTGTACTGGATTGTACGAGACGGTGGTCTGATGCTGCTTCTGTCCCAGCTCCTCCTCACCAAGGAAAGCTTTGAGAGCTGCAAGATTCAGGTCTTCTGCATTGCGGAGGAGGATTCGGACGCAGAGGAACTCAAGGCAGACGTGAAGAAGTTCCTCTACGACCTCCGCATGCAAGCTGAGGTGATTGTTGTCTCGATGAAGTCATGGGATCCCCAAGCAGAGCAGCAGCAGGAGGAATCAGTCGAGGCGTTCGCCTCTGCTCAGGAGAGAATTGGTGCTTATCTCGGCGAAATGAAGGAGAAGGCTCGGTTAGAAGGTGCTCCGTTGATGGCAGACGGGAAGCAGGTCATCGTCAACGAGCAACAAGTCGAGAAGTTCCTCTATACCACTCTGAAGCTGAACTCGACGATACTCCGGTACTCGAGAATGGCAGCGGTGGTGCTCGTGAGtctccctccgccgccgcagAACCACCCTGCATATTTTTACATGGAGTATATGGATCTCTTAGTTGAGAATGTGCCTAGGCTTTTGATAGTGCGAGGATATCGGAGAGATGTTGTCACTTTGTTtacatag
- the LOC125194208 gene encoding 30-kDa cleavage and polyadenylation specificity factor 30 produces the protein MDDGDGGLSFDFEGGLDSGPAHPTASVPVIQSALDSNAAAAAANSHNPSAVPHPAAHAAEGLGGGGARRSFRQTVCRHWLRSLCMKGDACGFLHQYDKSRMPVCRFFRLYGECREQDCVYKHTNEDIKECNMYKLGFCPNGPDCRYRHAKLPGPPPPVEEVLQKIQQLASYNYGNSNKFSQNRNPIYAQPAEKSQFPQGPNGIHQVGKPGTTEPGNAHPQPQQTQQLQQQGSQVQNQITANGQQSQASRTAIPLPQGTSRYFVVKSCNRENLELSVQQGVWATQRSNEAKLNEAFDAVDNVILIFSVNKTRHFQGCAKMISRIGGSVGGGNWKHAHGTAHYGRNFAVKWLKLCELSFDKTRHLRNPYNENLPVKISRDCQELEPSVGEQLASLLYLEPDSDLMAVSVAAEQKREEEKAKGVNLDNGSDNPDIVPFEDNEEEEEEESDEEDESPGQGFAGQGRGRGRGMMWPPHMPLARGARPFPGMRGFPPNMMGSDGFSYGPVNPDGFPMPDLFGMAPRGFGPYPRFSGDFAGPASGMMFPGRPPAGGFGMMMGPGRPPFMGGMGVGGAARGSRPGGMPPFYPPPQQQQPYQNPGRSKRDQKAPSSDQNESSDQAKGQDIAGPNDEGRNQQRGKAQQDDHYSGGNSYRNDESESEDEAPRRSRHGEGKKKRRSMEGDGTAVSVENI, from the exons ATGGATGATGGAGATGGGGGTTTAAGCTTTGACTTCGAGGGCGGGTTGGATTCGGGGCCCGCGCATCCGACTGCATCCGTGCCCGTAATCCAATCGGCGTTGGATTCCAATGCGGCTGCGGCCGCCGCCAATTCTCACAATCCTTCGGCGGTTCCCCATCCGGCGGCGCATGCGGCGGAGGGGTTGGGAGGCGGCGGGGCGAGGAGGAGCTTCAGGCAGACGGTGTGCCGGCACTGGCTGCGATCTCTGTGCATGAAAGGCGATGCCTGTGGGTTCCTTCATCAGTACGATAAGTCGCGGATGCCGGTTTGCCGGTTTTTCCGCCTCTATGGGGAGTGCCGTGAGCAGGATTGTGTGTATAAACATACGAATGAAGATATCAAGGAATGCAATAT GTACAAGCTAGGATTTTGTCCAAATGGTCCTGATTGTAGGTATAGGCATGCAAAGTTACCTGGACCTCCACCCCCTGTAGAAGAAGTTCTTCAGAAAATTCAGCAATTGGCTTCATATAACTACGGAAACTCAAACAAATTTTCTCAGAACCGTAATCCTATATATGCTCAACCGGCAGAAAAATCTCAGTTTCCACAAGGACCCAATGGTATACATCAAGTAGGAAAACCTGGTACTACAGAACCTGGTAATGCTCATCCACAGCCACAACAAACACAGCAGCTTCAGCAGCAGGGCAGCCAAGTTCAAAACCAGATTACAGCCAACGGCCAGCAAAGCCAAGCTAGTAGGACTGCTATACCCCTGCCCCAAGGAACTTCTAG GTACTTTGTGGTGAAAAGTTGCAACAGAGAGAATCTGGAACTATCTGTACAACAAGGTGTATGGGCAACACAGAGAAGCAATGAGGCTAAACTTAATGAAGCATTTGATGCTGTTGACAATGTGATTTTGATCTTTTCAGTTAACAAGACTAGACATTTTCAG GGTTGTGCAAAGATGATTTCCAGAATTGGTGGATCCGTAGGTGGAGGGAACTGGAAGCATGCCCATGGGACTGCTCATTATGGACGTAACTTTGCTGTCAAATGGTTGAAG CTCTGTGAACTATCCTTTGACAAAACTCGGCATTTGAGAAACCCATATAATGAGAACTTGCCAGTAAAG ATCAGTAGAGACTGTCAAGAACTTGAGCCTTCTGTTGGCGAGCAGTTGGCATCATTGCTCTACCTCGAACCCGACAGTGATTTGATG GCTGTCTCGGTTGCGGCTGAGCAGAAGCGTGAAGAGGAGAAAGCTAAGGGAGTAAACCTTGATAATGGAAGTGACAACCCAGATATTGTTCCCTTTGAGGACaatgaagaagaggaagaagaagaaagtgacGAGGAGGACGAAAGCCCCGGGCAGGGTTTTGCAGGTCAAGGTCGGGGACGAGGTAGAGGTATGATGTGGCCCCCTCACATGCCTCTTGCTCGTGGTGCTCGTCCGTTCCCCGGCATGCGAGGGTTCCCTCCAAACATGATGGGAAGTGATGGATTCTCATATGGTCCTGTAAATCCAGATGGTTTCCCAATGCCTGATCTCTTTGGCATGGCGCCCCGTGGCTTTGGACCGTACCCTAGATTCTCCGGTGATTTTGCAGGTCCAGCCTCCGGGATGATGTTCCCGGGCCGGCCGCCTGCCGGTGGATTCGGGATGATGATGGGTCCCGGACGGCCTCCCTTTATGGGCGGAATGGGCGTCGGAGGCGCAGCTAGAGGCAGCAGGCCGGGAGGTATGCCCCCTTTTTATCCGCCACCACAGCAACAACAGCCTTATCAAAACCCGGGTCGTTCGAAAAGAGATCAGAAAGCACCATCTAGCGATCAGAACGAGAGCTCTGATCAAGCCAAGGGGCAAGACATTGCTGGACCTAATGATGAAGGGCGGAATCAGCAAAGGGGGAAAGCTCAGCAAGATGATCACTATAGCGGTGGGAACAGCTACCGGAACGATGAGAGCGAGAGTGAAGATGAGGCCCCAAGGCGGTCGAGACACGGtgaagggaagaagaagaggcgGAGCATGGAGGGAGATGGTACCGCTGTCTCAGTCGAGAACATATAG
- the LOC125191813 gene encoding U3 snoRNP-associated protein-like EMB2271 — protein sequence MKGGKNLKKRPSHPAKDRNNIKKRFSSNDSFFENEVTDRKRHRKFKNDEEIKSSDEDEDEGEYGSEADAEEKEEETPAEKRKRLADAFLEKLRAKEREKDEDEESEEGEGRRERDTLIAKILQQDQLEESGRVRRAIASRVQKPETSEGFRILVKHRQAVTCVALSEDDSRGFSASKDGAIVHWDVETGKSEKYLWPSDEVLKAHGLKDLQGRAKKHSKQVLAMAVSSDSQYLATGGLDRHVHLWDVRTRQHLQAFPGHKGPVSCLTFRQGTAELFSGSFDRSIKIWNAEDRTYISTLFGHQSEVLTIDSLRKERVLTVGRDRTMHLWKVPEESQLVFRAPASSLECCCFINNDDFLSGSDDGNVELWNVLRKKPVHIVKNAHVSFGEPKSDQINSEGLSNGHKENDAQDLLRHGSTALSWVNSVAVCRSSDLAASGAGNGLVRLWAIENESKGIRPLFELPLDGFVNSLAFAKSGKFLIAGVAQEPRLGRWGRAASAKNCVALHPLKLS from the exons ATGAAGGGCGGCAAAAATCTGAAGAAGAGACCGTCCCATCCGGCCAAGGACAGGAATAACATTAAGAAGCGCTTTTCCTCTAATGATTccttttttgaaaatgaagtCACTGATCGGAAGCGCCACCGTAAATTCAAAAACGACGAAGAGATTAAGAGCAGTGACGAAGACGAAGATGAAGGAGAGTACGGTTCCGAGGCGGATGCGGAGGAAAAAGAGGAGGAGACGCCGGCAGAGAAGCGGAAGCGGCTGGCCGACGCCTTTTTGGAGAAGCTCAGGGCGAAGGAGAGGGAAAAAGACGAAGATGAGGAATCTGAGGAGGGTGAAGGGCGGAGGGAGAGGGATACGCTTATTGCTAAGATTTTGCAGCAGGATCAGCTCGAAGAGAGCGGCCGCGTTAGACGAGCTATTGCTTCTAG GGTTCAGAAGCCAGAAACGAGTGAGGGATTTCGAATCCTAGTAAAGCACAGGCAAGCTGTCACATGTGTGGCTCTATCTGAGGATGACTCGAGAGGATTTTCGGCGTCAAAGGATGGTGCCATTGTTCACTGGGATGTTGAGACTGGGAAGTCCGAAAAGTACCTCTGGCCTTCTGATGAAGTTTTGAAGGCTCATGGTTTGAAGGACCTGCAAGGTCGAGCTAAGAAACACAGTAAACAGGTTCTAGCGATGGCTGTTAGCTCTGACAGTCAGTATTTAGCTACTGGAGGCCTTGATCGGCATGTTCATCTGTGGGACGTCCGCACACGCCAGCACCTTCAG GCTTTTCCGGGACATAAAGGACCTGTTTCTTGCTTAACATTTAGACAAGGTACTGCAGAACTCTTCTCCGGCTCATTTGACCGCTCTATCAAGATTTGGAATGCAGAAGATAGGACTTACATAAGCACACTATTTGGTCACCAGAGTGAAGTTTTGACCATTGACAGTTTGAGAAAAGAACGTGTATTGACTGTTGGACGTGACCGTACCATGCATTTGTGGAAg GTACCAGAAGAATCACAATTAGTATTTCGAGCTCCAGCATCATCACTAGAGTGCTGTTGCTTTATTAATAATGATGATTTCTTGTCGGGTTCCGATGATGGAAATGTTGAGCTCTGGAATGTGCTACGCAAGAAGCCTGTCCATATTGTAAAGAATGCACACGTCTCATTTGGTGAACCCAAGTCTGATCAGATTAATTCGGAAGGACTGTCTAATGGCCATAAAG AAAATGATGCCCAAGATTTATTGAGACATGGTTCAACTGCTCTTTCCTGGGTCAACTCGGTGGCTGTCTGTAGAAGCAGTGATCTTGCTGCTTCAGGAGCTGGAAACGGATTAGTGCGCCTTTGGGCAATTGAAAATGAGTCTAAAGGCATTCGTCCTTTATTTGAGCTCCCCTTG GATGGATTTGTCAATTCGTTGGCATTTGCAAAGTCTGGAAAGTTCCTAATTGCTGGGGTTGCTCAG GAACCTCGGTTAGGAAGGTGGGGACGCGCTGCTTCTGCCAAAAACTGTGTTGCATTGCATCCTTTGAAGCTGTCATGA